The following are encoded in a window of Doryrhamphus excisus isolate RoL2022-K1 chromosome 16, RoL_Dexc_1.0, whole genome shotgun sequence genomic DNA:
- the tuba8l2 gene encoding tubulin, alpha 8 like 2, with the protein MRECISVHVGQAGVQIGNACWELYCLEHGIQPDGQMPSDKTIGGGDDSFNTFFSETGAGKHVPRAVFVDLEPTVIDEVRTGTYRQLFHPEQLITGKEDAANNYARGHYTIGKEIIDLVLDRIRKLADQCTGLQGFLVFHSFGGGTGSGFTSLLMERLSVDYGKKSKLEFAVYPSPQVSTAVVEPYNSILTTHTTLEHSDCAFMVDNEAIYDICRRNLDIDRPTYTNLNRLIGQIVSSITASLRFDGALNVDLSEFQTNLVPYPRIHFPLATYAPIISAEKAYHEQLTVAEITNACFEPANQMVKCDPRHGKYMACCLLYRGDVVPKDVNAAIGTIKNKRTIQFVDWCPTGFKVGINYQPPTVVPGGDLAKVQRAVCMLSNTTAVAEAWARLDHKFDLMYAKRAFVHWYVGEGMEEGEFSEAREDMAALEKDYEEVGADSIDDQGEEGEEY; encoded by the exons GTGGTGGTGATGACTCCTTCAACACATTCTTCAGTGAGACAGGAGCCGGAAAACATGTGCCCAGGGCTGTGTTTGTGGACTTGGAGCCCACTGTAATTG ATGAGGTCCGCACTGGAACCTACCGTCAGCTGTTCCACCCCGAGCAGCTGATAACTGGCAAGGAGGACGCTGCTAACAACTACGCCCGTGGACACTACACCATCGGCAAGGAGATCATCGACCTAGTCCTGGACAGGATCCGCAAACTG GCTGACCAGTGCACCGGCCTGCAGGGCTTCCTGGTGTTCCATAGTTTCGGGGGTGGAACCGGGTCTGGATTCACCTCCCTCTTGATGGAACGTCTGTCTGTCGACTATGGCAAGAAGTCCAAGCTGGAATTTGCCGTTTACCCATCTCCCCAGGTGTCTACCGCTGTGGTGGAGCCCTATAACTCCATCCTGACCACACACACCACCCTGGAGCACTCCGACTGTGCCTTCATGGTGGATAATGAAGCCATCTACGATATCTGCCGCAGGAACCTCGACATCGACCGTCCTACATACACTAATCTAAACAGACTCATAGGTCAGATTGTGTCCTCCATTACTGCTTCCCTTCGTTTTGATGGCGCTCTAAACGTTGATCTGTCAGAGTTCCAGACCAACTTGGTGCCATATCCTCGCATCCACTTCCCCCTCGCCACCTACGCTCCCATCATCTCTGCTGAGAAGGCTTACCACGAGCAGTTAACTGTTGCTGAAATCACAAACGCCTGTttcgagccagccaatcagatggTGAAATGTGACCCTCGTCATGGAAAGTACATGGCGTGCTGCCTTTTGTACCGTGGTGACGTGGTGCCCAAAGATGTCAATGCTGCTATCGGCACCATCAAAAACAAGCGCACCATTCAGTTTGTGGACTGGTGTCCTACTGGTTTCAAGGTGGGCATCAACTACCAGCCACCCACCGTGGTTCCTGGGGGGGATCTCGCTAAGGTCCAGAGGGCCGTGTGCATGCTGAGCAACACCACTGCAGTGGCAGAAGCCTGGGCCAGACTTGACCACAAGTTTGACCTCATGTATGCCAAGCGGGCATTTGTTCATTGGTATGTGGGTGAAGGCATGGAAGAGGGGGAGTTCTCCGAGGCTAGGGAGGACATGGCAGCTCTGGAGAAGGATTATGAAGAGGTCGGTGCGGATTCCATTGATGACCAGGGAGAGGAAGGAGAGGAATATTAA